A genomic segment from Arcobacter acticola encodes:
- a CDS encoding HyaD/HybD family hydrogenase maturation endopeptidase gives MKKRNIVIGVGNMLFKDEGIGIYAAEYIKQNYKFDDEELEIIDGGTLGFKLMTYFQEYDNVIILDTVSIEDKAGEIYRLPSDVLLGLGNYRKTAHEVEIVEMLEIVSVLDSHANVTIIGIIPEDIINVEIGLTQSMENRFEKFILNSIKEIESLGIKATKINNILIPDIVKSMIGSYNGEHLNRIPNEEDFTHAINL, from the coding sequence ATGAAAAAAAGAAATATTGTAATTGGTGTTGGAAATATGCTTTTCAAAGATGAAGGTATTGGAATTTATGCTGCTGAATATATTAAACAAAATTACAAATTTGATGATGAAGAATTAGAAATAATAGATGGTGGAACATTAGGGTTTAAACTAATGACATATTTTCAAGAGTATGACAATGTTATTATTTTAGATACTGTGTCTATTGAAGATAAAGCAGGGGAAATATATAGACTTCCTTCAGATGTTTTATTGGGACTTGGAAACTATAGAAAAACAGCCCATGAGGTAGAAATTGTGGAGATGTTAGAAATTGTTTCAGTTTTAGATTCCCATGCAAATGTGACTATAATTGGAATAATTCCTGAAGATATTATAAATGTTGAAATTGGACTTACTCAAAGTATGGAAAATAGATTTGAAAAGTTTATTTTAAATAGTATAAAAGAAATAGAAAGCTTAGGTATAAAAGCTACAAAAATAAATAACATCTTGATTCCTGATATTGTTAAAAGTATGATAGGTAGTTACAATGGTGAGCACTTAAATAGAATTCCAAATGAAGAAGATTTTACACATGCAATTAATTTATAA
- a CDS encoding iron-containing alcohol dehydrogenase → MSLVYDYSNPTAIHFGKGQIASIVKHLSKGNKILVVYGGGSIKNNGVYDEVKSALEGFNWIEFSGVEANPSYETLSKAVVLVKEQKVDFILAVGGGSVIDGSKYIAAASLYDGDGWDFLCGTATIEKALPLGAILTLPATGSESNTNAVVSKKSTNEKRFFASPFVSPLFAVLDPSVMSTLSDRQLANGLVDAFVHTCEQYLTCPNTSLLHDGYAETILRGLAKLASTWDNRKDAVWEENLMLLANQALNGFIGSGVAQDWATHMIGHELTAFYGVDHAQSLAVVQPSLLRVMIEQKSEKLAQMGENVFGIKNDNEAVIVAIENMYHSVGVTTNLNDYETVDNKVIENIIPSLEAHGMIAIGENQNITLDICEKILKMAMK, encoded by the coding sequence ATGAGTTTAGTATATGATTATTCAAACCCAACAGCAATTCACTTTGGAAAAGGTCAAATTGCTTCAATAGTTAAACATTTAAGTAAAGGTAATAAAATATTAGTGGTTTATGGTGGTGGTTCAATTAAAAATAATGGTGTGTATGATGAGGTAAAATCTGCACTTGAAGGTTTTAATTGGATTGAGTTTTCAGGAGTTGAAGCAAATCCATCTTATGAAACACTAAGTAAAGCAGTTGTTTTAGTAAAAGAGCAAAAAGTTGATTTTATTTTAGCTGTTGGTGGTGGTTCTGTTATTGATGGTTCAAAATATATAGCAGCAGCTTCACTATATGATGGTGACGGTTGGGACTTCTTGTGTGGAACTGCAACTATTGAAAAAGCTTTACCTCTTGGTGCTATTTTAACTTTACCTGCAACGGGGAGCGAATCAAATACAAATGCAGTTGTATCAAAAAAATCTACAAATGAAAAAAGATTTTTCGCATCACCTTTTGTTTCTCCATTATTTGCAGTATTAGATCCAAGTGTAATGAGTACATTATCAGATAGACAACTAGCAAATGGTTTAGTTGATGCCTTTGTTCATACTTGTGAGCAGTATTTAACATGTCCAAATACATCATTGCTTCATGATGGTTATGCTGAAACTATTTTAAGAGGTTTAGCAAAACTAGCAAGTACTTGGGACAATAGAAAAGATGCAGTTTGGGAAGAAAACCTAATGCTTCTTGCAAATCAAGCTTTAAATGGATTTATAGGTTCAGGTGTAGCACAAGATTGGGCTACACATATGATAGGACATGAATTAACAGCCTTTTATGGAGTTGATCATGCACAAAGTTTAGCTGTTGTTCAACCTTCTTTATTAAGAGTTATGATTGAACAAAAAAGTGAAAAACTAGCACAAATGGGTGAAAATGTTTTTGGAATCAAAAATGATAATGAAGCAGTTATTGTTGCTATTGAAAATATGTATCACAGCGTTGGTGTTACTACAAATCTAAACGATTATGAAACAGTTGATAATAAAGTTATTGAAAATATCATTCCATCTCTAGAAGCTCATGGAATGATAGCTATTGGTGAAAACCAGAATATCACTTTAGATATTTGTGAAAAAATTCTTAAAATGGCTATGAAATAG
- a CDS encoding nickel-dependent hydrogenase large subunit produces the protein MKTVEIVERIEGEAKVSCTWKNNIVSDARIDFLNFRGFEYILEGKAPLDALVYTPRICGICGQAHLKATVDALENIYENLNEPLQVTNKAKLLREIGLNIEIIDSHIKWFYMFILPDIIKLDTPDLGIYSPLKGTRWLEACKTASETIKALAIIGGQWPHTSYMMPGGVVCDPTLLELSSMQNYMDSAIRFFEKSIAGVPFDKYLTFDSVNDLDLLGADLKYFKDLSFKNSLEKYGKSYDRFISLGSSFLFESGKIKQRLAHKLDLSKIKESSEHTFLVLDDKFDNKKTTWSKSVSYDNDFFETGPLARAMISNRKFIKDIHKSYKDSSFTRIMARIDELAFLLENTKELIKKVDISEESFIKPKVSLKDIESANGSSVLEACRGSLFHKIDIKKGKISKYDVITPTVWNLGPENKTQKGIAQKAIIGAPSIEIARIVLRSFDVCSVCTSH, from the coding sequence ATGAAAACAGTTGAAATAGTAGAGAGAATTGAAGGCGAAGCAAAGGTATCTTGTACTTGGAAGAACAATATTGTAAGTGATGCAAGAATTGATTTTCTAAATTTTAGAGGATTTGAGTATATTTTAGAAGGAAAAGCTCCCCTTGATGCTTTGGTTTATACTCCACGAATCTGTGGAATTTGTGGGCAAGCCCATTTAAAAGCTACTGTTGATGCGCTAGAAAATATTTATGAAAATCTAAATGAGCCTTTGCAAGTTACAAATAAAGCAAAGTTACTTCGAGAAATAGGTTTAAATATTGAAATAATTGATTCTCATATAAAATGGTTTTATATGTTTATTCTTCCTGATATTATCAAACTAGATACTCCTGATTTGGGAATTTACTCTCCTTTAAAAGGTACACGTTGGTTGGAAGCTTGCAAAACTGCTAGTGAAACCATAAAAGCTCTTGCAATAATAGGAGGTCAATGGCCCCACACTTCATATATGATGCCAGGTGGAGTTGTATGTGATCCAACGCTTTTAGAATTAAGTTCAATGCAAAACTATATGGATAGTGCAATTAGATTTTTTGAAAAATCAATTGCAGGAGTACCTTTTGATAAATATTTAACTTTTGATAGTGTAAATGATTTAGATTTATTAGGGGCTGATTTAAAATATTTTAAAGATTTATCTTTTAAAAATTCTTTGGAGAAATATGGGAAATCTTATGATAGATTTATTTCTTTAGGTTCTTCTTTTTTATTTGAAAGTGGAAAAATAAAACAAAGGTTAGCACATAAACTTGATTTATCAAAAATAAAAGAGAGTAGTGAACATACTTTTTTAGTTTTAGATGATAAATTTGACAATAAAAAAACAACATGGTCAAAATCAGTATCTTATGATAATGACTTTTTTGAAACAGGGCCTTTAGCTAGAGCTATGATTTCAAATAGAAAATTTATAAAAGATATACATAAAAGTTATAAAGACTCTTCTTTTACAAGAATAATGGCCAGAATAGATGAATTAGCTTTTTTATTAGAAAATACAAAAGAATTAATAAAAAAAGTAGATATTAGTGAAGAATCATTTATCAAGCCAAAAGTATCTTTAAAAGATATAGAAAGTGCAAATGGATCCTCGGTTCTTGAAGCATGTAGAGGTTCTTTATTTCATAAAATAGATATAAAAAAAGGAAAAATATCTAAATATGATGTTATTACTCCAACTGTTTGGAATTTAGGTCCTGAAAATAAAACTCAAAAGGGTATCGCTCAAAAAGCAATTATTGGTGCTCCTTCTATAGAAATAGCAAGAATAGTTCTAAGAAGTTTTGATGTTTGTTCTGTTTGCACTAGCCATTAA
- a CDS encoding cytochrome b/b6 domain-containing protein, whose amino-acid sequence MKRVERMTATMRTIHWTNAFCMIVAVATGLYIGHPYYQTFIADPAVDKYVMAWNRWGHFIAAIIFDVTAILIGYLYLFSNFDKPYKKILPTKQNFIEFWEVFFNLITFNRRKKFDSTHSDSYNIVFFTFFHILLVFMLLTGLQLYVHGLASGESSIGTWWPTMLHIATDWTLTVFGGNMGVRIAHHTAMYLILMWVMSHIYYQIWRTIFWREGDIGIVFSGHKFVKDDKKEEKK is encoded by the coding sequence ATGAAAAGGGTTGAGAGAATGACAGCTACTATGAGAACCATTCACTGGACGAATGCGTTTTGTATGATAGTAGCTGTTGCAACCGGTTTATATATTGGTCATCCTTATTATCAAACTTTTATTGCTGATCCTGCTGTGGATAAGTATGTAATGGCTTGGAATAGATGGGGACATTTTATAGCTGCAATTATTTTTGATGTTACAGCTATATTAATTGGTTATTTATATTTGTTTTCAAATTTTGATAAACCATATAAAAAAATTTTACCAACAAAACAAAATTTTATTGAATTTTGGGAAGTATTTTTTAACTTAATTACATTTAATAGAAGAAAAAAGTTTGATTCAACTCACAGTGATTCTTATAATATTGTGTTTTTTACATTTTTTCATATATTATTAGTGTTTATGTTATTAACTGGACTTCAATTATATGTTCATGGTTTAGCATCAGGTGAGAGCTCAATAGGAACATGGTGGCCTACAATGTTACATATAGCAACTGATTGGACACTTACGGTGTTTGGTGGGAATATGGGCGTTAGAATTGCTCACCATACAGCTATGTATTTGATTTTGATGTGGGTTATGTCACATATTTATTATCAAATATGGAGAACAATTTTCTGGAGAGAAGGTGATATTGGTATAGTATTCTCTGGACATAAATTTGTAAAAGATGATAAAAAAGAAGAAAAAAAATAA
- a CDS encoding type 1 glutamine amidotransferase domain-containing protein produces the protein MNILIVLTSHDKLGNTQEKTGFWLEEFASPYYTLLDAGANITIASPKGGKPPLDPKSDAADFQTESTKRFKADEKANEVLATTVKLSSVKESDFDAVMYPGGHGPLWDLTTDSDSIALIEAFVKADKPVASVCHAPSVLLNVKLSNGEYLVKGKKVTAFSNTEEEAVQLTDIVPFLLEDALQSKGAIYSKVDDWHSYAITDGKLITGQNPGSSQAVAKELLKLLA, from the coding sequence ATGAATATACTAATTGTACTTACATCACATGATAAACTAGGAAATACACAAGAAAAAACAGGTTTTTGGCTAGAAGAATTCGCATCACCTTACTACACACTACTTGATGCAGGAGCAAATATAACAATTGCAAGTCCAAAAGGTGGGAAACCGCCACTTGATCCAAAAAGTGACGCAGCTGATTTTCAAACAGAATCAACTAAAAGATTTAAAGCAGATGAAAAAGCAAATGAAGTATTAGCAACTACAGTTAAACTTTCAAGTGTAAAAGAAAGCGATTTTGATGCTGTTATGTATCCAGGAGGTCATGGACCACTATGGGATTTAACAACAGATTCTGATTCTATAGCATTAATTGAAGCCTTTGTAAAAGCTGATAAACCCGTAGCTTCTGTATGTCATGCACCTTCTGTTTTATTAAATGTAAAACTATCAAATGGTGAGTATTTAGTAAAAGGTAAAAAAGTAACTGCTTTTAGTAATACAGAAGAAGAAGCTGTTCAATTAACAGATATTGTTCCATTTTTACTAGAAGATGCTTTACAAAGTAAAGGTGCTATTTACTCAAAAGTTGATGATTGGCATTCATATGCAATTACTGATGGCAAACTAATTACTGGTCAAAATCCAGGTTCTTCTCAAGCTGTTGCTAAAGAACTTTTAAAACTTCTTGCATAA
- a CDS encoding nickel-dependent hydrogenase large subunit, which yields MAKKHLVIDPITRIEGHLRIEAIIDENNVVVDAFSSSTMFRGIETILKGRDPRDCGLLAMRICGVCTGTHYQRSIEAVEHAFKITIPKNARLVRNLIQGALYLHDHIVHFYHLHALDWVDITKALEADPKKTVIEAQKWAGLSAHRPWNASEDNYAAVQERVTRYVKQGRLGIFGNAYWGSKGFKLTPEQNLIGLSHYLDALEIQRELAKMMAIFGGKNPHPQSFVVGGVTCVQDIKNPARIAEFKQILKLAQKFTKEAYLPDIYMAGTMYTDEALEGIGGGIGNYMSYGDFRLDDTPFYEAAKLFPSGIVKNRDLSKVFEVDQTKITEDVTHAWYEGKTNLHPYDGETKPNYTGFGKKEDNIAYLDTQNKYTWIKSPLHDDERMEVGPLARMIIGVAKGDERISKYVTTFLKNGNLPIKVLFSTVGRTAARAIETELMADVMMEWVDELASNVAHGDLSTWTEFNFDNVSANTQGYGMAEAPRGGLGHWVKIKDGKVENYQAVVPSTWNAAPRDYKGRLGAYESSLIGTKVANPDQPLEILRTVHSFDPCIACAVHIIDTNGKELGVYKVDPIGGTSRA from the coding sequence ATGGCAAAGAAACACTTAGTAATTGATCCAATTACAAGAATTGAAGGACATCTTAGAATTGAAGCAATAATAGATGAAAATAATGTTGTAGTAGATGCCTTTTCTTCTTCAACGATGTTTAGAGGTATTGAAACTATCTTAAAAGGAAGAGATCCAAGGGATTGTGGTTTATTAGCCATGAGAATTTGTGGAGTTTGTACAGGTACTCACTATCAAAGAAGTATTGAAGCTGTTGAACATGCCTTTAAAATTACTATTCCTAAAAATGCAAGATTAGTTAGAAACTTAATTCAAGGTGCTTTATATTTACACGATCATATTGTTCATTTTTATCATTTACATGCTCTTGATTGGGTTGATATTACAAAAGCCTTAGAAGCTGATCCTAAAAAAACAGTTATTGAAGCACAAAAATGGGCAGGACTCTCAGCTCATAGACCTTGGAATGCAAGTGAAGATAATTATGCAGCAGTTCAAGAAAGAGTCACAAGATATGTAAAACAAGGAAGGCTTGGAATTTTTGGAAATGCTTATTGGGGTTCAAAGGGTTTTAAACTGACTCCTGAACAAAATTTAATTGGTTTATCGCACTATTTAGATGCTTTGGAAATACAAAGAGAACTGGCTAAAATGATGGCAATTTTTGGTGGTAAAAATCCACATCCACAATCATTTGTAGTGGGAGGAGTAACTTGTGTTCAAGATATTAAAAATCCTGCAAGAATCGCTGAATTTAAACAAATACTAAAATTAGCACAAAAATTTACAAAAGAAGCATATTTACCAGATATTTATATGGCAGGAACCATGTATACTGATGAAGCTCTTGAAGGTATTGGCGGAGGTATAGGAAACTATATGTCTTATGGTGACTTTAGACTTGATGATACACCATTTTATGAAGCTGCTAAATTATTTCCATCTGGAATTGTAAAAAATAGAGATTTATCAAAAGTTTTTGAAGTAGATCAAACAAAAATCACAGAAGATGTAACACATGCATGGTATGAAGGTAAAACAAATTTACATCCATATGATGGTGAAACTAAGCCAAATTATACAGGTTTTGGGAAAAAAGAAGACAATATCGCTTATTTAGATACTCAAAATAAATATACTTGGATTAAATCACCACTTCATGATGATGAAAGAATGGAAGTAGGGCCATTAGCTCGTATGATAATTGGAGTTGCAAAGGGAGATGAAAGAATTTCTAAATATGTAACAACATTCTTAAAAAATGGAAACTTACCTATTAAAGTTTTATTTTCAACTGTGGGAAGAACAGCTGCTAGGGCTATTGAAACTGAATTAATGGCTGATGTTATGATGGAATGGGTTGATGAATTAGCTTCAAATGTGGCTCATGGTGATTTATCTACATGGACCGAATTTAATTTTGATAATGTTTCAGCAAATACACAAGGATATGGTATGGCTGAAGCTCCAAGGGGTGGATTAGGTCATTGGGTTAAAATAAAAGATGGAAAAGTTGAAAATTATCAAGCGGTGGTTCCATCTACTTGGAATGCAGCTCCAAGAGATTACAAAGGAAGACTTGGTGCTTATGAATCATCATTAATAGGTACAAAAGTAGCGAATCCTGATCAACCTTTAGAGATTTTAAGAACTGTACATAGTTTTGATCCATGTATTGCTTGTGCTGTGCATATTATTGATACTAATGGAAAAGAACTAGGTGTTTATAAAGTAGATCCAATTGGAGGAACAAGCCGTGCCTAA
- a CDS encoding hydrogenase small subunit produces the protein MINSADMVKKVFTQKSGRVETNKGEVFYNNLFVQAKQRLSDLRAQEPLKDIDMMDIIESEGVNRRDFLKWVSATTATLMLPPMFAPLVAEATELMNRVPVIWIELQDCAGNSEALLRSSAPTVDDLLFDVLSLEFHETLQAAAGHDADKQLEEAVHHFKGKYLLFVEGAIPMAMNGQYGTIGAMGETFHDHLIRMSKDAAAIVAVGTCATFGGVPAAAPNPTGAVGVMDLVKGKPIVNIPACPANPANMVGVILHYVLTGQIPELDSLLRPKFAFGYRIHDNCERRAHFDAGEFVEEWGDEGAKNNFCLYKVGCKGPMTFNNCSIVRYNEGTNWPIGVGRGCIGCSEPDFWDKYAYERPMADAKIKAPTGGVEKTVDEFGLGLLTATAVGIGVHAIASAVAGKKSGEGEEK, from the coding sequence ATGATTAATTCAGCAGATATGGTAAAAAAAGTTTTTACACAAAAATCAGGAAGGGTTGAAACAAATAAAGGGGAAGTTTTTTATAATAATTTATTTGTTCAAGCTAAACAAAGATTATCAGATTTAAGGGCACAAGAACCTCTTAAAGATATTGATATGATGGATATTATTGAAAGTGAGGGAGTAAATAGAAGAGATTTTCTAAAGTGGGTTAGTGCAACAACTGCTACATTAATGCTTCCTCCAATGTTTGCACCACTTGTGGCAGAAGCAACTGAACTTATGAATAGAGTCCCTGTAATTTGGATTGAGTTACAAGACTGTGCTGGAAACTCTGAAGCACTATTAAGAAGTTCAGCTCCAACCGTTGATGATTTACTTTTTGATGTATTATCTTTAGAATTTCATGAAACATTACAAGCTGCAGCGGGTCATGATGCTGATAAGCAACTTGAAGAGGCGGTTCATCACTTTAAAGGTAAATATCTTTTATTTGTAGAAGGTGCAATTCCAATGGCAATGAATGGTCAATATGGAACTATTGGTGCTATGGGTGAAACTTTTCATGATCACTTAATTAGAATGTCAAAAGATGCAGCTGCAATTGTAGCTGTTGGAACTTGTGCTACATTTGGAGGAGTTCCAGCTGCTGCTCCAAATCCAACAGGCGCTGTTGGGGTTATGGATTTAGTAAAAGGAAAACCAATTGTAAATATTCCAGCTTGTCCTGCAAATCCTGCAAATATGGTCGGAGTTATTTTACACTATGTTTTAACAGGTCAAATTCCAGAACTTGATTCACTTTTAAGACCAAAATTTGCCTTTGGATATAGAATTCATGATAATTGTGAAAGAAGAGCACACTTTGATGCAGGTGAATTTGTTGAAGAGTGGGGAGATGAGGGTGCTAAAAACAACTTTTGTTTATATAAAGTTGGATGTAAAGGTCCTATGACTTTTAATAACTGCTCAATAGTTAGATATAACGAAGGAACAAACTGGCCAATTGGTGTAGGACGTGGTTGTATTGGATGTAGTGAGCCTGATTTCTGGGATAAATATGCATATGAAAGACCAATGGCAGATGCAAAAATCAAAGCACCAACAGGTGGAGTTGAAAAAACTGTAGATGAATTTGGTTTAGGTTTATTAACAGCAACTGCTGTTGGTATTGGAGTTCATGCAATAGCTTCAGCTGTTGCAGGTAAAAAATCAGGAGAAGGGGAAGAAAAATAA
- a CDS encoding AraC family transcriptional regulator — protein MNHKILEEVNKLVKENSLTRTNIKAVNLYKTTTFLPRTPLTYDFCLVFVLQGKKIGYLPNKRFEYDYKNYLVVPAALPFECETYASKEEPYTCILININRDIMHEIISCISKEESKNCKSVQMAIFQDKVTQDLENSIYRLLKILQSKEESAILGDSILREIYYRIAIGENSHFLHKMFLENKMESKMTRTLKIIHNKYNEHLDIPTLAKEEDMSVSSFHTHFKKVTSLSPLQYIKKIRLNKAKDLLTRNNLQVNETAYATGYESSSQFSKDFKSYYGYPPKEAKASFEIV, from the coding sequence ATGAACCATAAAATATTAGAAGAAGTAAATAAACTTGTAAAAGAAAACTCATTAACTAGAACGAATATAAAAGCCGTAAACTTATATAAAACTACAACTTTTTTACCACGAACTCCTTTGACTTATGATTTTTGTTTAGTATTTGTTTTACAAGGAAAAAAAATAGGTTATCTTCCAAATAAAAGATTTGAATACGACTATAAAAACTATCTAGTAGTGCCAGCTGCCCTTCCCTTTGAGTGTGAAACCTATGCTTCGAAAGAAGAGCCTTATACTTGTATTTTAATAAATATTAATAGAGATATTATGCATGAAATCATCTCTTGTATTTCAAAAGAAGAATCAAAAAACTGTAAGTCTGTACAAATGGCAATTTTTCAAGATAAAGTTACTCAAGACTTAGAAAACTCTATTTATAGGCTATTAAAAATACTTCAATCAAAAGAAGAATCAGCTATTTTAGGTGATTCAATATTAAGAGAAATTTATTATAGAATTGCAATTGGTGAAAATTCTCACTTTTTACATAAAATGTTTTTAGAAAATAAAATGGAATCAAAGATGACAAGAACACTAAAAATCATACATAATAAATACAATGAGCATCTTGATATTCCAACTCTAGCAAAAGAAGAAGATATGAGTGTATCGTCATTTCATACACACTTTAAAAAAGTAACAAGTCTTAGTCCTTTGCAATATATTAAAAAAATACGACTAAATAAAGCCAAAGATTTATTAACAAGAAATAATTTACAAGTAAATGAAACAGCCTATGCAACAGGATATGAGAGTTCTTCGCAGTTTTCGAAAGATTTTAAGAGTTATTATGGATATCCACCAAAAGAGGCAAAAGCCTCTTTTGAGATTGTTTAA
- a CDS encoding TIGR00341 family protein, with protein MYRDVCFITKEQDEKILGEIFDYIKEKYTSKIATFSTEKIFDKSEEKQDCLFLLYLSDDEIKTFFQNHLNTNINIAILPNENCPNAMRNYGVSKDIKESIEDAFNIELLSKIDLLKCNDFIAFNRVVIGDMHGMNRLDYNQNSRINKIKIFFNNLINIKFKSYTLTTSKEQSIQTAASGITILEHTTIMNKESAIKDDLSIHDGKLNAYILAPTSLFSYIWYLISIFFYQKISLVSLPKSLGFIKTSKLSVSSNGILNYKIDHKDMYQSNMIELEVLQDCLNVHLGKVLLEIVKNDTNQCEEKDVIKLNTLPKAELSSILIGGKLPLFKKATDEEFKDLFVSLKDSAKFSYTYLTLMILSTLLATTGLFANSAPVIIGAMILAPLMAPIISLSMGVVRADKFLMIQSARSLIIGIFMALLFSCVYTLFIPLEQITAEMQGRLNPNLLDLMVAVFSGIAGAYANSKEEVAKSLAGVAIAVALVPPLSVTGIGLGLGNIDVIYGSFLLFVTNLVGITLSAALTFIVLGYAPIKRAKKGILYTSILMVIIAIPLFLSFMDVVHRYDYFNKLNGFKSVALNGHDIELHIKKVQNKNDEIIVNLDVISSKPLILDDYNIIKEKLQKVVDKKLVLEITPVIVIN; from the coding sequence GTGTATAGAGATGTTTGTTTTATTACAAAAGAGCAAGATGAAAAAATTCTTGGTGAAATATTTGATTATATAAAAGAAAAATATACTAGTAAAATAGCTACTTTTTCAACAGAAAAAATATTTGATAAGTCTGAAGAAAAGCAGGATTGTTTATTTTTATTATATTTAAGTGATGATGAAATAAAAACTTTTTTTCAAAATCATCTAAACACAAATATAAATATTGCAATTTTACCAAATGAAAATTGCCCAAATGCAATGCGAAACTATGGTGTTTCTAAAGATATTAAAGAGTCTATTGAAGATGCTTTTAATATTGAGCTATTAAGTAAGATAGATTTATTAAAATGTAATGATTTCATTGCTTTTAATCGTGTTGTAATTGGTGATATGCATGGAATGAATAGACTTGATTATAATCAAAATAGTAGAATAAATAAAATAAAAATATTTTTTAATAACTTAATAAATATAAAATTTAAAAGCTATACCCTAACTACTTCAAAAGAACAATCAATTCAAACAGCAGCTTCAGGTATAACTATACTTGAACACACAACTATCATGAATAAAGAATCAGCAATTAAAGATGATTTATCAATTCATGATGGAAAGTTAAATGCCTATATTCTAGCTCCCACGTCTTTGTTTTCATATATTTGGTATTTGATTTCAATTTTCTTTTATCAAAAAATATCTTTAGTTTCTTTACCAAAAAGTTTGGGATTTATTAAAACTTCAAAGTTGAGTGTTTCATCTAATGGAATATTGAATTATAAAATCGATCATAAAGATATGTATCAATCAAATATGATAGAACTAGAAGTGCTACAAGATTGTTTAAATGTACATTTAGGAAAAGTTTTACTTGAAATTGTAAAAAATGATACAAATCAGTGTGAAGAAAAAGATGTAATAAAACTAAATACACTCCCAAAAGCTGAATTAAGCTCTATTTTAATAGGTGGAAAGTTGCCATTATTTAAAAAAGCTACAGATGAAGAGTTTAAAGATTTATTTGTAAGTTTAAAAGATAGTGCTAAGTTTTCTTATACATATCTAACTTTGATGATTTTAAGTACTCTATTAGCTACTACAGGACTTTTCGCTAATTCAGCACCTGTTATTATAGGTGCCATGATATTAGCTCCATTAATGGCTCCTATTATCTCTTTATCAATGGGTGTTGTAAGAGCTGATAAGTTTTTGATGATTCAAAGTGCTAGATCTTTGATTATTGGTATTTTTATGGCCTTACTATTTTCTTGCGTTTATACTCTTTTTATTCCATTAGAGCAAATAACAGCAGAAATGCAAGGACGATTAAATCCTAATTTACTTGATTTAATGGTGGCTGTTTTCTCAGGAATTGCAGGTGCTTATGCTAACTCTAAAGAAGAAGTTGCCAAATCCCTTGCAGGTGTTGCAATAGCAGTTGCCTTAGTGCCACCTTTGAGTGTAACAGGTATTGGGCTTGGCCTTGGAAATATTGATGTGATTTATGGTTCATTTTTATTATTTGTAACAAACTTAGTGGGAATTACTCTAAGTGCTGCATTGACATTTATAGTTTTAGGTTATGCTCCTATTAAAAGGGCTAAAAAAGGTATTTTATATACTTCTATTTTAATGGTGATTATTGCTATTCCTTTATTTTTATCATTTATGGATGTGGTTCACAGATATGATTATTTCAATAAACTAAATGGTTTTAAATCAGTGGCCTTAAATGGACATGATATAGAATTGCATATTAAAAAAGTACAAAATAAAAACGATGAAATTATTGTAAATTTAGATGTAATATCTTCTAAACCTCTTATCTTAGATGATTATAATATTATCAAAGAGAAGTTACAAAAAGTAGTAGACAAAAAATTAGTTTTAGAAATTACACCTGTTATTGTAATAAATTAA